The Misgurnus anguillicaudatus chromosome 15, ASM2758022v2, whole genome shotgun sequence genome has a window encoding:
- the aagab gene encoding alpha- and gamma-adaptin-binding protein p34, whose translation MSDDQGDEVPALPCILVTSCDSNFKEEELIRQILGLESPPQADKIKEGVAWYPWTINNKYYTADVSLCAVPSTFNMNVEVAQSTQAFIVYFDSKTKDGLSNANPWLSIVEELSPEVLILVCDHVCDSGISRQEAQQWCLSHAFELVELNPQDLLDEDDDFPESTGVKRIVQALNANVWSSVEMKDEHSQGFGLMSSLVASRHNNPRPSQETQSSPSNSTDESSEIQRAENNQSNAENTVVDPMIDIDIQELANLTAGDADVENFERLFTKLKEMKDKASSLPHEQRKVHAEKVAKAFWMAIGGDQDEIDGLSSGEES comes from the exons ATGTCTGACGATCAAGGAGATGAAGTACCTGCCTTGCCTTGTATCCTAGTCACAAGTTGCGATTCCAACTTTAAGGAAGAAGAGCTCATCAGAC AGATCTTGGGCTTAGAATCACCTCCACAAGCTGATAAAATAAAGGAAGGAGTTGCTTGGTATCCAtggacaatcaacaacaaataCTACACCGCAGACGTCAGTCTATGTGCCGTTCCAAGTACATTCAACATGAATGTGGAGGTTGCTCAGTCTACGCAAGCTTTCATCGTTTACTTTGACAGCAAAACT AAAGATGGCCTTAGTAATGCCAATCCCTGGTTATCCATAGTAGAGGAACTGTCTCCAGAAGTGCTCATCCTAGTGTGTGACCATGTCTGTGACAGTG GTATAAGCAGACAAGAGGCCCAGCAGTGGTGTCTGTCTCACGCATTTGAATTAGTGGAGCTCAACCCACAAGATCTACTTGATGAGGATG ATGACTTTCCAGAGTCCACTGGGGTAAAAAGAATAGTGCAAGCTCTTAATGCCAATGTGTGGTCCAGTGTCGAGATGAAAGATG AACACAGCCAGGGATTTGGCCTAATGAGCAGCCTGGTGGCTTCTCGTCACAACAACCCACGACCCAGTCAAGAGACACAG TCCTCTCCATCCAACAGCACAGATGAAAGCAGCGAGATCCAGAGAGCAGAAAACAACCAGAGTAATGCAGAAAATACAGTAGTGG ATCCCATGATTGACATAGACATCCAAGAACTGGCCAATCTTACAGCTGGAGATGCAGATGTGGAGAATTTCGAACGGCTCTTCACAAAATTAAAAGAGATGAAAG ATAAGGCATCTTCCTTACCACATGAGCAGAGGAAGGTACATGCGGAAAAG GTTGCTAAAGCATTCTGGATGGCTATTGGTGGAGACCAAGATGAGATTGATGGCTTGTCATCAGGAGAGGAAAGTTAA